CGAATGGTCGGGATGCCCGACCGGGAACAATACACCAAGTTATTCAAATTTTTAGAAAAACAGCCTACGGTTGCATTACGCAATCATATTCCTAAATTAGGGCAACAGTTACATCTTGATCCCCAAGCGTTAGTTTTCATGATTCAAGTGTTTACGGAGTTGGGATTTGTAACCGTCAATGATGGAGTCTTGCATAAGGTTGATAATCCACCGCATCGTGCTTTAAACACGGCTACTTGCTATCAGCAACGAGAGCTAGATTTACAGCTTGAACAACAATTGTTAGCTAGCTCGCAGCAAAAGTTTTTACAGTGGTTACAGTCCTTACGCACACAAGACTAGAGAAAAGAAGGAGTTCTTCATGACATTAGATTTAAAAGATTATGTAGCGAGTTATCCGGATTTTCCCGAACCGGGGATTTTATTTCGCGATATTTCGCCCTTATTAGAAAATGGGGATGCCTATCGGCAAGCAACCAATCAAATCGTTGACTATGCTAAAAAATTAAACGTGGACATGGTGGTCGGACCAGAAGCCCGCGGGTTCATTGTCGGCTGTCCTGTTGCTTACGATTTAAACATTGGTTTTGCACCGGCCCGGAAGAAGGGGAAACTCCCCGGGCACACGGTTAAGGCTACCTACGGGTTGGAATACGGTGAATCTTCTTTATATTTACACGATGATGCCATCAAGCCAGGCCAACGAGTATTAATAACAGATGATTTACTGGCCACTGGTGGAACCATTGCAGCGACGATTCAACTGGTGGAGGATCTTGGGGGCGTCGTGGCCGGGACGGCTTTCTTTGTGGAGCTGATGGATCTCAAGGGTCGCGATAAAATTAAGGATTATGATATTTTAAGTTTAATGCAGTATTAAAAGTGGGACACTATTCAGTTTGCAAAGTTACCGGTTTTTGTTTATAATTGGATAGTGTTATTTTGGAGAGTTGGCAGAGTGGTAATGCACCGGACTCGAAATCCGGCGAACCAAGCTTATACTTGGCGCGCAGGTTCAAATCCTGTACTCTCCTTAAATTAAAAAAGACGTCAACATTAGTTGACGTCTTTTTTTGATGGTTTTTAACGTTTTAAAATTTTCTGTTTTTCCTGTTGATACTCCGTGAATGAAATGGCGCCAATTTGATACAAACGGAAAAATTTTTTGATTTCATCTGCCTTGGATAAGTAACTATGCTCGTGAGCAAAGAAGGTCGTGATGGTACTAGTTAACATTCCCACAAAACCAATTCCGACAAGCATTAAAATGATGGCAAGTAATTTACCGATGCGAGTATGAGGGAAAATGTCACCATAACCAACCGTCGTTGTGGTAGCAATTGCCCACCAGATGGATTGCTCGGTGGTCTTATGTTCTGCAACTGAAAAAATTGCGGAACTAATTAAAATAATTATCACACAAATTGTTAGTAAAAAAATAAAATTATTAGTACGCAGAAAGCGGGTTACTTTTCCGTTTAATTTTCCTAAAATCCCTACCAGTCGAAATACATGAAAAAGTTTGCCCAAACGAGTAACCCTAAATATTTTAAAAGTTGTAAGATATCCAAAGGGAATAATGGCAATTAAATCAAAAAGATGGGTTTTAAAGTAGTGCCATTTATTGTTACTAAGCCATAAGCCACCAAAATAGTCACAAGTAAAAATAAATAAGATTAAATTATCGATGACGTTATAGGGATAAGCATTCAAATTAATCATGCCTAAATAATTAAGACCCATTAATATGATTGAAATCAGAGCTAATCCAATGATAATGAGTTCATAGCTTTTGAGTAAGCTGATTTTGGTTAATTGCACTGAACTTTTCCTTTCTTATTATTAAAAAATAAATAAAAATCCAGTTCCCCAAATGAGAACTGGATTTCATCGTTATAGCGGTCGTCCTTGGGTTAAATAGAGTCCAACCGCAACCACTCCAACTAATAAGACTAAGATGGTAAGCAACGACTTGATTGAAAGCTGATGGTGTCGTTTGTGAGCAAAGGCAACTTCTAAACTAGAATTTACCAAGAGTCCTATAATTATCTTTAAGAGGGTTAAAGCTGGGTGAGATTGCCAGTCGTTAGTCATCATGATGAAACCGGTGATGATTGCAATTATGTAGCCAACGCGAATGACCATCATGAAAATAGTGCGTAGTTGGTGCGTGGAACTAAGTAGATCCGATCATGGCTGCAACAAACAGGACCAACCAGTTAAGAAAATGAAGCCACAGCACTAACATGCCAGCTATCCGTTCCACTAAATTCGTCTTTATTGTAATAAGAATAAAGGGAGTTACAGTTTAAATTGGACCTGAATTGCTTTGCCTAAAATTTGACCGGGATTATTTTGATTGATGATGATCGGTTGAAAGGCAGGACTGGGATTGTCAGGCATTAAGATCACTTGATCATCTTGATATTGAACCCGTTTTAGAGTGGTTTCGTTTTCATTGAGTAAAATGGCAGCAATGTCACCATTTTCGACTTCATATTGCTGATGAATTAAAACGTAGGCTCCGTTCGGAATAGTTGGCGCCATTGATTCACCCCGACATTTGAGATAAAAATTACTTCCTGCTGGTAGTTCTGCTTGATTGGTGGGTAAATATCCCTCAATGTTTTCTTGGGCAACAATGGGGACCCCGCAGGCAATTTCCCCTAAAACTGGAACAGAAACTAACTTCATTGCATCGTAGGGTTCAAATTCAGATTGCGCCGGACGCAGACCAGCAAATTGGAGAACGTCAGCCACTGGAACCCGGAGACCCTTCGCTAATTTTTCTAGCGTAACGGGTTTTGGGATGTTAACTAGGCCGTTTTCAATTTGGGAGAGGTATGAATTTGACATTTGCGCC
This genomic stretch from Fructilactobacillus carniphilus harbors:
- a CDS encoding adenine phosphoribosyltransferase; protein product: MTLDLKDYVASYPDFPEPGILFRDISPLLENGDAYRQATNQIVDYAKKLNVDMVVGPEARGFIVGCPVAYDLNIGFAPARKKGKLPGHTVKATYGLEYGESSLYLHDDAIKPGQRVLITDDLLATGGTIAATIQLVEDLGGVVAGTAFFVELMDLKGRDKIKDYDILSLMQY
- a CDS encoding potassium channel family protein is translated as MQLTKISLLKSYELIIIGLALISIILMGLNYLGMINLNAYPYNVIDNLILFIFTCDYFGGLWLSNNKWHYFKTHLFDLIAIIPFGYLTTFKIFRVTRLGKLFHVFRLVGILGKLNGKVTRFLRTNNFIFLLTICVIIILISSAIFSVAEHKTTEQSIWWAIATTTTVGYGDIFPHTRIGKLLAIILMLVGIGFVGMLTSTITTFFAHEHSYLSKADEIKKFFRLYQIGAISFTEYQQEKQKILKR
- a CDS encoding DUF1516 family protein, with amino-acid sequence MMVIRVGYIIAIITGFIMMTNDWQSHPALTLLKIIIGLLVNSSLEVAFAHKRHHQLSIKSLLTILVLLVGVVAVGLYLTQGRPL
- a CDS encoding LexA family protein — its product is MNDKNKKFGQKIKALRKQKGFSVRQTALQAQMSNSYLSQIENGLVNIPKPVTLEKLAKGLRVPVADVLQFAGLRPAQSEFEPYDAMKLVSVPVLGEIACGVPIVAQENIEGYLPTNQAELPAGSNFYLKCRGESMAPTIPNGAYVLIHQQYEVENGDIAAILLNENETTLKRVQYQDDQVILMPDNPSPAFQPIIINQNNPGQILGKAIQVQFKL